The genomic window TGCTCGAACTCGATGAAGGACAGCGGTTCCCCGATGTCAACGATGCCCGGCGCGCGCGAAACGGTTTCCTGGGCCGGGGCGGACCCCGGCACGGAGACAAGAAGGACCAGGACGAACAAGAAGGCTCTCACTCCCATCGCCATCGCGGAGCTCCTTTCAACGCCGCAGCACGAAAATGGGCTGAAGAGAGGACCGGGTCAGCCACCCGCCGGCTGCCTGAGCACTTATAAAGGATTCGCATGTTTTCTAATAATGGATATGATTTACTAAACCGTAGTGAGTTTCAGAAACGATGTCAAACGGAATTGCAGCGCACCACGGAAATGTTTCCCGCCTCGATCCGCCGGGATTGATCCGCACGGATGCGCGCTGCCTGTCGAATCCCGAATGAGAGCAGTCGCGGGTGCCTTACGGGCGGACGTGGGGGAGCGCGGGCAACGATGAGCCCGCCGGGGTCACTCGTCCTTGCCCGAGTAGGCCTCCGTGGTGACCTTCCCCTGGAAGATCCGATGCTTGTAGCCGGTGTAGACCAGAATGACGGGGAGCAGAACCGACGTCACCTGGAGCATGAATTCGAGGGTGTCCTTGGAAGCGGCCGCGGCGTGGACGGTGACGGCGGAAGAGACCACGTTGGGGATCATGTCGGGGTACATGCCCAGAGAGAGTCCTATGAAGGAAAACAGGATGATCCCGGCGTTGCAGAGCAGAGGGGCGAGCTCGCGCTTCCTCCGGAGGCTCACGAACAGCATGACGAAGCAAAAGGCGGCGAGCACCGGGAATACCGCGATGTAGTATGCTTCCGGAAGCGTCGTAAGCTTGCGGACCATCTGCGGATATTTCGCTGCCGTGAAGAGGTGCACCAGGATGGAGATTCCGAGGGTCATCAGGGAAGCCGCGAAAGAGGTGCGGTAGCTTCTCGCCTGGATCGGTCCGGCGGTTTTGAACACCAGGAAGTTGGAACCCAGCATGACGTAGCCGCACAGCACGCCGAGAGCGACGAGGCAGGAAAAGGGGTTGGCCCAGCCCAGCACGCTGCCTTTGAAAACTCCCTCCCGGACGTCGAGGCCGCCCAGCAGCCCGCCCAAAGCAAACCCTTGGGAGAGGGTCACGATCAGGCTTCCCACCCCGAAACACCTGCTCCAGACGGCGGGATGCCTCGAATTCTCGCGGAACTCGAACGACACGCCCCTGAAGACCAGCCCGAAGATCATGCAGAGGATCGGTACGTAGAGTGCCGAAAGGAGCACGCCATAGAAAAGCGGGAAAGCGCCGAAGAGCATTCCCCCCAGCAGAACCAGCCAGGTCTGGTTGTCGTGCCAGATGCTCCCGATGGACCCCATGATGAGCCCCCGTTCGCGTTCGTCGGTCGCGGCGAGCGAGAGGATGCCGACCCCGAGGTCGGCCCCGTCGCTGATGGCGTAGTAGAGCAGGAAAAAACCGATGATGGCCAGCCATATTTCCGGAAGGTGAGACTCTATCGCTCCCATATTCAAGTTCCTTCGGTCGGCGCGGAATGATGATTTGCTGCTTTCTATTCGGCCTATTCCGGTCGGTTCACTTGTTTTCGGCTCAGCCGGCGTGGGTGTCCGGCCCCTTGACGATGATTCTGCGCGCAAATCCCATGAACAGGATGAAGAGCAGCGGGTAAAGAATGGCGAACGTGAGCAGCGAGGTCCCGACCGTCGCGGCGGGGATCATGGTGGCGGCATCCGAGGTGCGCAGTAGATTGTACAGAATCCAGGGCTGCCGCCCGATTTCCCGGGTTATCCATCCGGTTTCCATGGCCAGGTAGCTCAGAGGCACTGCCCCGATCCATGAATAGAGCAGCCATTTGCGGGTGGGCAGGCGATCCGGGGTGAGGTCTCCCCGTTTCCACGCCCAAAGTGTCCAGATCACGAGGAAGAAGAGCAGGAAGCCTATCCCCACCATCACTCGGAAGGCATAGAAGAGCGGCGTCACCGGTGGCTGGTCGCTGCGGGGGAATTCTTTCAGCCCTTTTACCGGACCGGTCCAACTGTGGGTCACGAGCAGGCTCAAGCCGTTGGGGATACCGATAGCCCAGTCGTTCTTCTGTTCTTCCTGGTTGGGCCACGCAATCAGCAGTTCCGGGGCTCCCCGCCCCGGCGGGTTGGTCTCCCAGTGGGCTTCAATGGCTGCAAGCTTGGCTGGCTGATGGTGGAAAACGGCGATGCCCGAACCGTCCCCGAGGAGGATCTGCAGCGGTGCGACGAGAACCGCCGCGACGACGGCGATCTTGAAGGATTGCAGGAAGAACGCCGCATGGCGCCTCTTGAGGATATACCAGGCGCTGAGCCCACCCACCACGAAGAGCGAAACCTCCAGGCAGGCCACCCACATGTGGGACACGCCCCAGGGCATGTCCGGGTTGAAGATGGCGTCAAGTCTGCTGGTGATGATGAAACGCCCGTTCTCGAATACCCCGCCGGTCGGAGTCTGCATCCAGGAGTTGGCGACCATGATCCAGAAAGCGGAAAGAGAGCCGCCGAGGGCCACCATCGAGGTCGCGAACAGGTGCATGCCCGGCGAAACCCGCTTCCAGCCGAACACCATGACCCCAAGGAAGGTCGCTTCGAGCATGAACGCCATGGCGGCCTCGAACCCGAGCATGTGCCCGAAGAAGTCTCCGCCCGCGACGGAAAAAGGGCTCCAGTTCGTGCCGAACTGGAATTCCATGGGGATTCCCGAGACCACGCCGATGCTGAAGTTGAGCAGAAAAAGCTTGGTCCAGAAACGGCAATGATCGTAATAGCGTTTGTCGCCGGTCTTGAGGTAGAGGGCCTCCATCAGCACCAGGAAAATGCTGAGGCCCACGGTCAGAACCGGCCACAGAATGTGGAAATGGGCCGTTACCGCAAACTGGATGCGGGACAAAGTGACGTGATCGAAAAGGGTGTCCATACGATTTCGAGTCTCCCGATGAAACGGGTATGTCCGCCCGTCCCGCATCACTGAACCAGGGACGGCAGGGTGGATGAATTCCGGCCGGGCCGCGTTGCAGCCCCGCGTACCGGCCCGGCCTGCCCGGAGGGCCGCGCCGCGTCCCGGGAGGACGAGGCGCCGAGGGTACGCGATCTTGAGAAATTAGCAAATGCGTCCTCAAGTTAAAGCTGATATGATAAAAATGCTAGCCCGCGCTCCGCTCGGGCATGGTTTTCCGGCGCGTTTCGGCAACCGAGGGCCATGTAGCGTGTATCGCCCGACGCTGCCTGAGCCGCGTCGAAAATGCCGTCAGGCCCGGTCGTTCGCGGTGAACCTTCGCATGCGTGTGCCATGACATGAATTTTGTGAAACCGGATTCCAACAGCGCCATAGGTGTTTTCGACTCGGGAATCGGCGGGTTGACCGTCGTTCGGGCCTTGATGGAAAGGCTCCCGTTCGAGAGTATCATCTACTTCGGGGATACGGCCCGGGTGCCTTACGGGGTGAAATCCGTCGACACCATATCGAAGTTTGCCGGGGAGATCACCGAGTTTTTGCTCCGGCAGCAGGTGAAGCTGCTGATCGTCGCCTGCAACACCATGGCGGCCGTGGCCCGCGAGGTCATCGTGGGGCTCTCGCCCGTTCCGGTCCTGGACGTCATCGATGCCGGCGCGAGCAGCGCGGTCGAGGCAACTCGGGCCAGGTACGTGGGCGTCATCGGGACTCCCGCCACGATCAACAGCAACGCCTACGCGCGGGCGATCCACCGCCATGATGCCGGAATTCGCATATTCTCGCAGGCGTGCCCCCTCTTCGTGCCGCTCGTGGAAGAAGGGTGGCTCGATCACCCGGTAACGCGGCTGACCGCGCGGGAATACCTGCGCCCCGTAACCACTCACCAGATCGATACGCTGGTCCTGGGCTGTACGCACTATCCTCTGCTCAAACCCCTCCTGCAGAAAGTGGTGGGAAAGGACATCCATTTGGTCGACTCGGCCGAGGCCATGGCCGAGCGGACCGCCGCGGTGCTCACTGAAATGGATCTGTGGAATCGAAGTGCTTCCCCCCCGGATTACCGCTTCTTTGTCAGCGATGTGCCCTTGCGCTTCCAGGGGATCGGCGAGCGGTTCCTTGGAAGGAGCCTGCCCAAGGTGCAGGTCGTGAAATGGTGAAGGCTGCCCCGAATCCGCTTCTCATCAGCGACTGAAAGCGCTTTCCCGCCGGTTCCCGAGGGGCGCCGCCGCATGCGCACGCGGGCTGTAGCCCCGGGGGACGGGGGAATCTCTGCCTCGGTTTCCTGCCGCGTGTCAAAGCCGCCGTTTTCGATGCAACTCCTCATGAATCGACGGAAAACTAACGGCTGAAATGCAGCACGGCCTGATGGACTCCCTGCACGACCATGGCCATGCGTTTGTAGTCGAGGGTGTCGGCCGTGTCGCCGGCAGTGTGGTAGCTTGCGTTGCGGTAGAAGGCCGTATCGGTGATCATGACCGCTTTCCAGCCCTCGCGCCAGTAATTGCGATGGTCGGAGAAATCGATCCCGGGGACGATCGCCGGGGCGTTTATGGAATGAACGGGCAGAGGGGAGACGCCCCGCATGGCTCTCTTGACCCGGCGCACCACGTCGGTTTGGTCCATTTTGCCCACGACGGCGATGAAATCTCCCCGGCTCGGGTAGAAAGCTTTGAGCAGGATGAATGGAAATTTCTGACTCCCTTGCCGGTCGTTGAAGAAACCGATCGCCTCAAGGCAGATCATGATGCGAACCGATCGGTTCCGCGCCTTCAGTGAAGACGCATGGACGGCGCTGCCCATATGCGGCGTTCCGTAATAGGGAGGTTCCTCCAGGCTGTAGGCGACGAGTTCAACGAGGGTGTTCAAGGAGCTCTTACGGAGCAGATGTGCCAGTTCGATCAGTCCCGCCACGGCGCCGGCGTTGTCGTCGGCGCCCGGCCATTCCTCAAAAGCGTCGTAATGTGCGCCGACAACGATTCTGTCCTGCGTTTCCGGTCCGAAGCAGGCGATTACGTTGCGATACGTCGATCCATCGACTTGAAACGGCTGTTCGACGACCCGGCCTCCCGCTTTATCGAATTCGTCCCGAACGTAGGCCGCCGCCCGGTCCAGGTTTTCGGGATGGCCCGCATCCCGCGGCACAAAAGTTTCCGAAAGCATCCGCGTGTGCCGTTCGAGGCGTGCGGGATCAATGGATGCCGGGAGGTTTTCAGCCGACGTGCGCCAGGTCGGCTGGGTGAGCACAAACCACAATATCGCCACTGAGACGAGCACCGAGACCGCGGTCAACACGATAATCCTCCACAGGAATCGCATCCCTTGTTCCTTGTTCGCTTTTCGTGAACAGGATGATCTCCGGTCCGGAAAACCTTGCGTGCAAGTCCGGAGCGGCGGCCGGTATCCGGCCATCCCTCGCCCGTTCCGGCTCATGACGGTCCGAAGACAATTTCAGCCCGGTCCCGGCATGATGAATCCGTGCCCGGTCCGCCGTTGCAGGCGGCTCATGGCGTTTCCCCGATACAACAGCCCCGTATCGGGGAAAACGATCGAGCACCACGCAATCTCCGGGGTGTCACTTCAGGGAACGTCGCTCTCTTCCCAGGCGATTTCCTTCAGCCCGGGAATATCGGCGGTGAGACGACCGATGATCTTTCCCCAGGGATGATGTTCCTTACTGCGCAGGCGAATCCGGTAGGTCACGGAGTCGGTGGAGAGATGGGAGCTGTAGTTGATGAAACGGATGTCGATCCCCGGGTGTTCGCCGAGAATCTTGCGGATGCGCGTCAATGGTTTTTCGGAGCTGATACACGAAATGGTCAGCACGGTGTAGACGTCATGGGCGACGAAAACTTTGAGGAACCGAAGGTTATAGAGGATGAACAAACTGATGAAAGTCGTATAGATCGCGGGCAGCAGGTAGCCGGCGCCGATCGCCAGGCCTATGCCCGTGTTGAGCCAGAGCCCTGCCGCGGTGGTCAGGCCGCGCACTGTGCCGCGCCCTTTGATGATGGCCCCGGCGCCCAGAAAACCCATGCCTGAAATCGCATAGGACGCGATTCTGCCGGGGTCGATCCGAACGATGGAATTTGCATCGAGCCTCCAGAACAGTTCCTCCATGTGCAGGGAAAGCATCATCATCAGGCACGATCCCACGCAAATCATCAGGTTTGTTCTTAGACCCGCGGACTGTCCATGGGATTCCCGCTCGAAACCCACGGCGGCGCCGAGCAGAGCGGCCAGGGTCAATTTGCCGATCATTTCCAAGGCCGGGATGAAGTCGAATGCAAACGTGTCCACAGTTGCCCACCGATGTGAGAGACCGCCGCTTGACCGCCGTCGGGCGGCCGTGCCGTCTTGCCGCTTCAAGCCGTTGATGTTGCGGTTGCCCGCAGGATACTCAACCCCGGGCGCGAAATCATCTCCTTTTTACGGCGGTCCCATGACACGAACGCCGCGCCTCCGCCGGGCATTCCGCGAGCCGGGGTCATGCCGTTTTGTCGGCAAGAGCTTATAATAGAAGTGAGAGATGGTCTTTCCCGCGGCCCGGGGCTGGTTGAAATGGCTTTCCTGAAAGTTTATATTACCGGGGTCACCGGGCGCGAAGACGGCTTCCTCGTAGAGAAACTCTTCGGAAGGATACTCCTATGGCGGATGATTACCCCAAATTTCCGGACCAGGAAGAGCTGGAAAAGGAGATCGGCGAGTATCTCTCCAAGAAATACGGCTACCGGATCAAGGTGGTTTCTCCGATGGCAACGGCTCAGCCCAAGGAATCCGCGGACATGGCGAAAAAATCGGGTGGAGTGGAGAAAATCAGGTTCGATATGAAGCCCGAAGAGCTTGAGGCTTACCTGGACCAGTTCGTGATCCGGCAGGACGAAGCCAAGGCCGTTCTCGCCACCAAGATCAGCACGCATTACAATCGCATCCGTTTCCAGCGAAGACGATCCCGCTACGGGGTCGAGAATCCCGTCGGCAGGATCAAGAACAACATCCTCCTGATCGGCCCCACCGGCGTGGGGAAGACCTATCTGGTCAAGCTCATCGCCCAGAAGATCGGGGTTCCTTTCGTCAAGGGCGACGCCACCAAGTTCAGTGAAACGGGCTATGTCGGCGGCGATGTCGAAGACCTGGTCAGAGAATTGGTTGTGGAAGCCGATGACGATATCGAATTGGCCGAATACGGCATCATTTACGTGGATGAAGTGGACAAGATCGCCTCCTCCAACCATTACATCGGGCCGGATGTGTCCCGGACCGGGGTGCAGAGGGCGTTGCTCAAGCCGATGGAAGAGACCGATGTGGACCTCAAGGTCCCGCACGATCCGGTTTCCCAGATACAGGCCATCGAACAGTACCGCAAGACCGGGAAGCGTGAAAAGCGGACCGTAAATACCAGGAACATTTTGTTCATCATGAGCGGGGCGTTCAACGGGTTGGCCGCGATCGCGAAGAAACGCATGCAGAAGCAGGGCATCGGTTTCGGGGCGCAGATACAGAGCAGAGAGGACGATACGAAGTACCTCCGGCACGCCAAGGCCGAAGATCTGATCGAATACGGTTTCGAGAGCGAATTCGTCGGACGGTTGCCCGTTGTCGCGGTACTCGAACCCCTGGAGGTGGAAGACCTCTATCAGATCCTGAAAAACGTCCGGAACCCGATCATTCAGGGCAAGAAGGAAGATTTTCGCAGTTACGGCATCGACATCAAGTTCGAAGACGATGCGCTTCGCCTCCTGGCTGAAAAGGCATTTGAAGAGAAAACGGGCGCGCGCGGACTGGTCAGCGTGATCGAAAAGGTGCTTCTGTCGTTCGAGAAGCGATTGCCGTCTTCGGGAATCCAGCAACTCGTGGTCGGCAGGCAGGTTGTTCTGACCCCGGAGGAGGAACTGGCCCGCCTGTTCGAGAATCCCGACGATCCCCGGACCCTGGAAGCCTATGACAGGGCGCTGGAGGAGGAGCGGCTGGCGCTACAGGAGCAGGTGGCCCAACAGAAGAAGAAATTCATCGAGAGCTACCCCTGGGTTTTTTCTCCCGACCGGGTCGACCTGGTGTTGGATTATC from Syntrophobacter fumaroxidans MPOB includes these protein-coding regions:
- the cydB gene encoding cytochrome d ubiquinol oxidase subunit II, with translation MGAIESHLPEIWLAIIGFFLLYYAISDGADLGVGILSLAATDERERGLIMGSIGSIWHDNQTWLVLLGGMLFGAFPLFYGVLLSALYVPILCMIFGLVFRGVSFEFRENSRHPAVWSRCFGVGSLIVTLSQGFALGGLLGGLDVREGVFKGSVLGWANPFSCLVALGVLCGYVMLGSNFLVFKTAGPIQARSYRTSFAASLMTLGISILVHLFTAAKYPQMVRKLTTLPEAYYIAVFPVLAAFCFVMLFVSLRRKRELAPLLCNAGIILFSFIGLSLGMYPDMIPNVVSSAVTVHAAAASKDTLEFMLQVTSVLLPVILVYTGYKHRIFQGKVTTEAYSGKDE
- a CDS encoding AAA family ATPase, whose product is MADDYPKFPDQEELEKEIGEYLSKKYGYRIKVVSPMATAQPKESADMAKKSGGVEKIRFDMKPEELEAYLDQFVIRQDEAKAVLATKISTHYNRIRFQRRRSRYGVENPVGRIKNNILLIGPTGVGKTYLVKLIAQKIGVPFVKGDATKFSETGYVGGDVEDLVRELVVEADDDIELAEYGIIYVDEVDKIASSNHYIGPDVSRTGVQRALLKPMEETDVDLKVPHDPVSQIQAIEQYRKTGKREKRTVNTRNILFIMSGAFNGLAAIAKKRMQKQGIGFGAQIQSREDDTKYLRHAKAEDLIEYGFESEFVGRLPVVAVLEPLEVEDLYQILKNVRNPIIQGKKEDFRSYGIDIKFEDDALRLLAEKAFEEKTGARGLVSVIEKVLLSFEKRLPSSGIQQLVVGRQVVLTPEEELARLFENPDDPRTLEAYDRALEEERLALQEQVAQQKKKFIESYPWVFSPDRVDLVLDYHLKTGFPIDGIFDEVILMHNQVRVFEADFYEKHGFKISFDEEAISEIIKGALDRETTATAICVEISNDFDYGFKLISDRSGQRRFVLPKEAVVHHGTYLDELIRENYRQYPLSPSEMKTEV
- the murI gene encoding glutamate racemase, whose amino-acid sequence is MNFVKPDSNSAIGVFDSGIGGLTVVRALMERLPFESIIYFGDTARVPYGVKSVDTISKFAGEITEFLLRQQVKLLIVACNTMAAVAREVIVGLSPVPVLDVIDAGASSAVEATRARYVGVIGTPATINSNAYARAIHRHDAGIRIFSQACPLFVPLVEEGWLDHPVTRLTAREYLRPVTTHQIDTLVLGCTHYPLLKPLLQKVVGKDIHLVDSAEAMAERTAAVLTEMDLWNRSASPPDYRFFVSDVPLRFQGIGERFLGRSLPKVQVVKW
- a CDS encoding MgtC/SapB family protein, which encodes MDTFAFDFIPALEMIGKLTLAALLGAAVGFERESHGQSAGLRTNLMICVGSCLMMMLSLHMEELFWRLDANSIVRIDPGRIASYAISGMGFLGAGAIIKGRGTVRGLTTAAGLWLNTGIGLAIGAGYLLPAIYTTFISLFILYNLRFLKVFVAHDVYTVLTISCISSEKPLTRIRKILGEHPGIDIRFINYSSHLSTDSVTYRIRLRSKEHHPWGKIIGRLTADIPGLKEIAWEESDVP
- a CDS encoding M28 family peptidase, which encodes MRFLWRIIVLTAVSVLVSVAILWFVLTQPTWRTSAENLPASIDPARLERHTRMLSETFVPRDAGHPENLDRAAAYVRDEFDKAGGRVVEQPFQVDGSTYRNVIACFGPETQDRIVVGAHYDAFEEWPGADDNAGAVAGLIELAHLLRKSSLNTLVELVAYSLEEPPYYGTPHMGSAVHASSLKARNRSVRIMICLEAIGFFNDRQGSQKFPFILLKAFYPSRGDFIAVVGKMDQTDVVRRVKRAMRGVSPLPVHSINAPAIVPGIDFSDHRNYWREGWKAVMITDTAFYRNASYHTAGDTADTLDYKRMAMVVQGVHQAVLHFSR
- a CDS encoding cytochrome ubiquinol oxidase subunit I; its protein translation is MDTLFDHVTLSRIQFAVTAHFHILWPVLTVGLSIFLVLMEALYLKTGDKRYYDHCRFWTKLFLLNFSIGVVSGIPMEFQFGTNWSPFSVAGGDFFGHMLGFEAAMAFMLEATFLGVMVFGWKRVSPGMHLFATSMVALGGSLSAFWIMVANSWMQTPTGGVFENGRFIITSRLDAIFNPDMPWGVSHMWVACLEVSLFVVGGLSAWYILKRRHAAFFLQSFKIAVVAAVLVAPLQILLGDGSGIAVFHHQPAKLAAIEAHWETNPPGRGAPELLIAWPNQEEQKNDWAIGIPNGLSLLVTHSWTGPVKGLKEFPRSDQPPVTPLFYAFRVMVGIGFLLFFLVIWTLWAWKRGDLTPDRLPTRKWLLYSWIGAVPLSYLAMETGWITREIGRQPWILYNLLRTSDAATMIPAATVGTSLLTFAILYPLLFILFMGFARRIIVKGPDTHAG